The sequence GACCAGTCGTCCTCGCCGTCGCCGGAGTCGTCCTCGTGGCCCTTGGCCCTGGCGTCGTCCTCGGCCTTGCCGGCGTCGCTGACGGATTGCTTCGGCATCGAGGCAGAAGCATCCGACACGCGCCCCGCGCCGTCGGCGTCCTTGTCGCGTGCGGCGAGGCCACCCAGCGCGGCCAGGCCGACAACGCCGGTCAACCCGGCCACGCCGGCCGTCACCCAGAGTCTGCGTAGGTGTCGTGCCGGTGGAGCCGGGGGTGGCCCACCGTTGGAAGTGGTCACGTCATCAGACATCAGAGCCTTCCGCCCTTTCCTGCTACCAGACTGGCTCGCACCAGGTCGACCGGCGCGAGCAGCTACAAATGGGTTGTAGCCTCTGATGACCACCGTATGAGAAGGTTCCTCGCGAGAGGGATGTATCCGAAAAAAGCCCGCATTACCTCCCGATCGGGCATCAGTCCGCCAGCCGGCGGTGATCCGGGCGAAAGCGGTTGACCAGGGAAAACCCCGACTCGCGAGGGCAGACAGGGGCGGGCCCCCGCCCGGGTGCGACGTCTCGTCGCTACCCGGTAGGGAGCCCGCCCTGTGTGTCGGTGCTGCCGGCTCAGCCCGGCAGTCGCGGCCCCGCCTCGCGCTGCTCGGCCAGCCAGGTCTCCACCTCGTCCGCCCGGCGCGGCAGGCCCGCCGACAGGTTCACCGCGCCGGAGGTGGTGACCAGGACGTCGTCCTCGATCCGGATGCCGATGCCGCGTAGTTCCTCGGGGACCAGCTCGTCCTCCGGCTGGAAGTACAGCCCCGGCTCGACGGTGAGCACGTACCCCTCGCCGAGGGTGCCATCGCGGTACATCTCCTTGCGGGCGTTCGAGCAGTCGTGCACGTCGATGCCGAGCATGTGCCCGAAGCCGTGCAGCGTCCACCGCCGGTAGACCGTCGAGGAGTCGTCCATCGCCTCGTCCACGCTCACCGGCAGCAGACCCAGGTCGGCCAGCCCCTCGGCGAGCACCCGCATGCAGGTCAGATGGACGTCGCGGAACTTCACCCCCGGCCGCACGGCGTCGATGCCGGCCTGCTGTGAGGCGTACACGATGTCGTAGACCTGGCGTTGCAGCGGGGTGAACCGTCCGTCGACCGGCAGCACCCGCGTCACGTCCGCGGTGTAGAGGTGGTGCCCCTCCACGCCCATGTCCATCAGCAGCAGCTCACCCGGCCGGGTGACGCCGTGGTTGTGCACCCAGTGCAGGATCGTGGCGTGCTCGCCGGCACCGACGATCGAGCCGTAGCCGACGTCGTTGCCGTCGTGCCGGGCGCGCAACGCGAAAATCCCCTCCAGCAGCCGCTCCGAGACGCCCCGGTCGGCCGGCAGCGCCCGGGCCACGTCCTCGAAACCGCGCACCGTGGCGTCCACCGCGTCCTGGAGCTGGGCGATCTCCCACTCGTCCTTGACCAGCTTCAGCTCCGCCACGGCGATCGCCAGCTCCCGGTCGCGGGCCGGCTGACCCTCGTCGCGCGGACCGTCCCAGGGCCGCACGGCGGCGTCCACCCGGGCGTCGAACCCGCGCAGCACCCGGGTACGCGCGGGCGCTAGCTCGGCCAGTGTCGCCTCCAGCTCGGTCAGGTCGGCGGTGGGCAGGCCCAGCTCGGTCGACTTCTCCGGCAGCGTGTGCCGCCGCCCCACCCACAGCTCGCCGTGCCGGCTGCGGAAGAACTCGTCGGTCTGCCGCGACGAGCGGGGCCGCACGTAGAGGGTGGCGTCGTGGCCGGAACCGGTGGGCCGCAGCACCAGGACGCCGTCCGGGTCGTGATCGCCGGTGAGGTACGCGAAGTCGCTGCCCGGCCGGAACCGGTACTCCGTGTCGTTGGCGCGCACCTTCTCCCCGCCGGTCGGGATCACCAGCGTCTCGCCGGGGAACGCGGCCGAGAGGGCGGCCCGGCGCTTGGCGTAGTTCGGCACCTCAGGTCGCGGGACGACCGGCAGCGTGGCGTCCCGCCACCCCTGCCGCATGAACGACAGGAACGCCGGTGGGAAGTCCGGGTCGTGCGACTCCGTGCCGTCGGTCGGCTCGCCGTCGGTGCGTTCCTCGGTCATGCCCCGCTCCCTTCGCCTCGTTGCTGGTCCGACGGTACCGCGAAATCGCTTCTGACCCGAGCGGGTGGTTGCCCGCCCGGTGAGGCCGGCAGTGCCGCGCCGTCCGATCCGAACGCGTGGAAAGATGACGACCATGTGCGGACTCCTGGCTTTCTTCAGTGCGCGCGGCGACGCCGCCGCCCACCGCGACAACATCGCCAGGGCGTTGGAATGCCTGCACCACCGTGGCCCGGACGAGACCGGTGTCGAGGTGGTCGGGGACGCCTCCGGCCGGTACGCGGACGGGGTGTTCGCCCACAAGCGGCTGGCGATCATCGACGTGGCGCTCAGCCACGAACCGCTGTCCTACGCCGACGGGCGTTACCTGCTGACCTTCAACGGCGAGATCTACAACTACATCGAGCTGCGCGAGGAGCTGATCCGCGAGCACGGGGCCAGGTTCGCCACCAACGGCGACGGCGAGGTGATCGTCGCCGGCTACCACCACTGGGGCGAGCAGGTCCTCACCCGGCTGCGCGGCATGTTCGCCTTCGTCATCTGGGACCGGCAGGAGCGCCGTGCGTTCGGCGCCCGCGACTACTACGGCATCAAGCCGCTGCACTACCTGGAGACCACCGACGGGCTCTACCTCGCCTCGGAGAAGAAGGCCCTGCTGCCCTTCGCGCAGTCCGCGTACGCCGGTGACGCCGGGGTCGACCCGGCGAACCTCAGCCACTACCTGACCCTGCAGTACGTCCCCGAGCCGGGCACCCTGCACAAGGGGATCAACCGGATCGGCTCGGGTGAGTACCTCACCTGGACGCCGGGTGGGCGGATCGAGGCGCGGCGCTGGTACCGCCCGGTGTTCCGGCCGGCTCCGGTCTCCGACGAGCAGAAGCTCTACCACGAGATCCGGGAGACGCTGCGCGAGAGCGTACGCATGCACATGCGCTCCGACGTGCCGGTCGGCTCGTTCCTGTCCAGCGGGATCGACTCCACCGCGGTGGTCGCGCTGGCCCGGGAGTTCAACCCGAACATCCTCACCTTCACCGTCGGCTACGACGTGCCGGGCTACTCGGAGATCGACGTCGCCCAGGACTCGGCCCGGCACCTCGACGTGACCACCATCCCGACCAAGATCGGTCCGCAGGACATGATCGAGGCGCTGCCGAAGATCGTCTGGCACCTGGACGACCCGGTCGCCGACCCGGCGCTGGTGCCGCTCTACTTCGTCGCCAAGAAGGCCGCCGAGCACGTCACCGTGGTGCTCTCCGGTGAGGGCGCCGACGAGTTCTTCGGCGGGTACACGATCTACCGTGAGCCGCTGTCGTTGAGCGGGGTGAACGGGCTGCCCGACGGGGTGCAGAAGGGCCTGCGGGCGGTGTCCAAGGCGATCCCGCAGGGGGTCAAGGGCAAGAGCTTCCTGGAGCGCGGTACCACGCCGATCGAGGAGCGCTACTACGGCAACGCGCGGATGTTCACCGAGGAGGAGAAGCAGCATCTGCTGCGCCGCTACGACCCGTCGGTGCGCTACACCGACGTGACTGCGCCGATCTACGCCGAGTGCACCGAGCTGGACGACGTCACCAAGATGCAGTACGTCGACCTCTACACCTGGCTGCGTGGGGACATCCTGGTCAAGGCCGACCGGATCTCGATGGCCCACTCGCTGGAGGTGCGGGTGCCGTTCCTCGACCGCGACGTGTTCGAGGTGGCGGCGAAGATCCCGGTCGAGCTGAGGCTGCCGCCGCGCTCCGACGCCACCAAGTACGCCATGCGCCAGGCGTTGCAGGGCGTGGTGCCGCCGGCCATCGTCAACCGCAAGAAGCTGGGCTTCCCGACCCCGACCCGGGTCTGGCTGCGCGGCGAGATGTACGAGTGGGCCCGGCACGTGCTGACCACCTCCGGCGCGGGCGACCTGCTCGACCTGTCGTACGCGCTGCGACTGCTGGAGGAGCACAAGCGGGAGGAGTTCGACCACTCCCGCAAGGTGTGGACAGTGCTGATCTTCTGCATCTGGCACGCGATCTTCGTCGCGAAGACGCTGGACCCGGGCATCCAGCGCAACCAGTCGGCCCTGCTCACCAAGCCCGTCGTCGGCTCGATGGTGCGCTGAACCGCGAGGAAGGGCCCCCTGCCGACGCCAGGCGTGCGGCAGGGGGCCCCTCTCGATGCCCGAGGGCGGTCAGCGGCGGGCGCAGCTGACCGTGGGCAGGCCGTTCGTGCCGGTGGTGCTGGCGAGGAAGCCGAACGTCGTGCTGGCTTCGACGCCGACGGTGCCGTTGTACGAGGCGTTCGTGACCGTCACCGACGATCCGGACGTGGTCTGGGTCGCGTTCCAGATCTGGCTGATCTGTTGACCGTTCGGCCAGGTCCAGCTCGCCGTCCAGCCGTTGAACGGCGTACTGCCGTGGTTCATGATCTCGACTTCGCCCTGGAAGCCGCCGGACCAGGCGTTGTTGATCCGGTAGACGGCCATGCAGTCACCGCTGTTCCCCGGCGGCGTGGTCGTCGGCGGAGTCGTGGTCGGCGGGGTGGTGGTCGGCGGAGTCGTCGTGGGCGGGGTGGTGGTCGGCGGAGTCGTGGTCGGCGGGGTGGTGTTGCCCGAGCCGATGCCGGTCACCTCGCCGTTGCCACCGTCGAAGGTGACGTCGGAGCAGCCGAAGAAGTTCTCCTGGCTGTCCGAGCGGACCCACCGGGAGTAGATGATGTGCCGGCCGCTCTTGTTCGACGGCAGGGTGCCGTTGAAGTAGTAGTGGCCGTCGTTGGTGCCGACCGCGCCGCGCTGCGGCGGGTTGGTCACCGTCAGGAACGGCTGTGCCTCCAGGTCGCTCCAGGCCAGCGCCCGGGTCGGGCTCCAACTGTCCCGGGTCACGTAGAAGTACCAGGTGCCCGGGTGGTGGGCCCAGTTGCTGTACCGGAACTCCATCGTCCGGCCGGCCGTGAGGTGGGTCAGCGGCCAGTCGTTGCGGGCCAGGTCGTAACCGCGGAAGCCGGTGGCGCCACCGCTGCACAGCTGGCCGTCGGGGATGAAGCCGGTGGTCCGGCCGCCGGCGTCCGAGCGCAGCACGCTGAACCAGTTGTAGAGCGAGTTGGTGCCGCTCTGGGCGACGGCGGCGGCGCAGGCCGGGTTCTGCGGCCGGATCTCGCCGGTGGGGGAGAGGCCGTCCTTCCAGCAGAGGAAGGTGCGGGCACCCGGCGTCATCGCCGCGCCGTGCGCGGCGGCCGGGTCGGGGTTCGCGGTCAACGCGACCGCGCCTGCGACAAGGGTGAGGGCCGCGGTGAGCAGCGCGGCCAGACGAGGACGGTGCACGGGTTCTCCTGACTCGCGGGGCACATCGTGTGGGTGTGCCCCGCCGGAACGCGCGGGGTGGCGGGAAGGGCCGCCCCGCTGCTGCGGGCGGATGCGACGATGCGGCGACCTACGGACGGGGACGGCCCGACCGACCTGGTGCGCCAGCGGTCTGACGACGACGCGTGTATGCCCTCGCGTGCGATGAACCCGGCACCGGCGACGCGCAGCCCCGCGCCACCCGGCACCCCCATCCCAGCACGCCGGGCGCCTCGGCGCAATAGCCGTCTCTCGATACGTCCGGGTGGCCCCGGCGGCGCGGCGGCGGTGGCCGGCAAATACCGTGGCTTCCGCGCCCCGGCACGCGACCCCTGTGCCAGCCTGGGCACCACGGACGGCCGACGAAGGGACCTGAGGAATGGGATACGCGGTGGTGCTCGGCGAGGCGCTCGTCGACCTGCTGGACACCGAGTGCGCCGGTGCACCGGTCTATCGGCAGGCCATCGGCGGTGGCCCGCTGAACGTCGCCGTCGGGATCGCCCGGCTCGGCGGCGCGGTGCAGTTCGCCGGGTCGTTCGGCGACGACGTGCTCGCCGGCCGGATCCGCGACTTCCTCACCGCCGAGCGGGTGGGGCTGGACGGGGCGATCACCGCGGCCGTGCCGACCACGCTCGCCGTGGCCACCTTCTCCGGCGCGGAGCCGGACTTCCGTTTCTACGGCGACCCGCCCTCCTACGCGCTGCTCACCCCCGACCACGTCGACGTCGCGTTGGTCGAGGGCGCCGACGTGCTCTACTGCGGCTCGATCGTGCTGCTGGCACCGGCGACGCTGGCTGCCGCCCGGCGGGCCTGGTCGTCGACGGGCGGGCTGCGGGTGTTCGATCCCAACGTCCGCCCCCGGCTGCTGGACGGCCCGGGGCGCTGGCCGGGCTGCGCGAGGTGGTCGCCGAGTTCGCCGCCGGGGCGCACCTGGTCAAGCTCAGCACCGCCGACGCGGAACTGCTCTACCCGGGCGAACCGGTCGAGTCGGTGGCGGCGTACCTGCGCGAACTGGGCGCGGCCACCGTCGTGGTCACCCTGGGGCGGCCGGTGCGGTGGTCGCCGCCGCCGGCGCCGATCCGGTACGCGTACCGGCCCCGAAGGTCGACGCGGTCGACGCCACCGGCGCGGGCGACTCGGTGATGGCCGCCCTCGTCGCCGACCTGCTGACCGGCGGTGAGCCGGTCGAACCGGCCGGCTGGCACGAGCGGGTCGCCTTCGCGCTGCGGGTGGCCGGGCTGGTCTGCGAGCGGCCCGGCGGGGCGGTCGCCATGCCCACCCGCGCCGAGGTACGCCAGCGGTTCGGCGGCTGACGGCCCGGTCCCGCCGGTCGTTGCGCCAGCGGGTCTGGTGCTCCGGCCCGGGAGTCCGGGTCGACCGGCTCGGCCGCGTCAGCGCCCGATGGTTGCGCTCGTCGTCGGCAGCCGGTCAGGCGGCGCCGTCGAGTTCGGCGTAGCCGCGGCGGGCGGCGACCAGGGCGGGCCGGGCCGGGAACGGGGCGTCGGCGGCGACCCGCTCCGGCGGGGCACCCCGGTGTGCCCGGCCCGGATCAGCCAGGCCAGTTCCACGAGTTGGGCGTGCTGTGCCCGGACGAACTCCGCGTCGACCGGTTCGCCGTGCCCGGGCACCACCACCGTGGCCGGTGAGGTCGACCGCAGCAGCTCCGCCAGCGCGTCGGGCCACCGCAGCGGGTAGGAGTCCTCGAACGCCGGGGGCCCGGCCTGCTCGACCAGGTCACCGGCGACCATCAGGTCGGCGTCGGGCACCTGCACCACCAGGTCGGCGTCGGTGTGGCCCCGGCCGGGGTGGCGCAGCACCACTCGCCGGCCACCGATGTCGAGGGTGGCCTCGGTGCGCACGGTGTGGGTGGGCGCCAGCAGCGCGGTGTCGGCCAGCTGGGCGGCGAGTTCCGGATGCCCGCCCTGTAGTTCCGCGTACGCCTCCCGGCGCAGCCGGTCCGCCTCGTCGCGCATCGCCGCCGCGGCCAGCTCGTGCGCCCAGACCGGCCGCGGCGGGTCGGCGGCGAGCGTGGCGTTGCCGAAGCAGTGGTCGAAGTGGTGGTGGGTGTTCACCAAGGTCAACGGGTCGGTGGTGACCGCACGCACGGCGGTGGCCAGCTCGACCGCCTGCCCGGCGGTGGAGAGCGTGTCGACCAGCA is a genomic window of Micromonospora tarapacensis containing:
- a CDS encoding aminopeptidase P family protein, whose product is MTEERTDGEPTDGTESHDPDFPPAFLSFMRQGWRDATLPVVPRPEVPNYAKRRAALSAAFPGETLVIPTGGEKVRANDTEYRFRPGSDFAYLTGDHDPDGVLVLRPTGSGHDATLYVRPRSSRQTDEFFRSRHGELWVGRRHTLPEKSTELGLPTADLTELEATLAELAPARTRVLRGFDARVDAAVRPWDGPRDEGQPARDRELAIAVAELKLVKDEWEIAQLQDAVDATVRGFEDVARALPADRGVSERLLEGIFALRARHDGNDVGYGSIVGAGEHATILHWVHNHGVTRPGELLLMDMGVEGHHLYTADVTRVLPVDGRFTPLQRQVYDIVYASQQAGIDAVRPGVKFRDVHLTCMRVLAEGLADLGLLPVSVDEAMDDSSTVYRRWTLHGFGHMLGIDVHDCSNARKEMYRDGTLGEGYVLTVEPGLYFQPEDELVPEELRGIGIRIEDDVLVTTSGAVNLSAGLPRRADEVETWLAEQREAGPRLPG
- a CDS encoding lytic polysaccharide monooxygenase — translated: MHRPRLAALLTAALTLVAGAVALTANPDPAAAHGAAMTPGARTFLCWKDGLSPTGEIRPQNPACAAAVAQSGTNSLYNWFSVLRSDAGGRTTGFIPDGQLCSGGATGFRGYDLARNDWPLTHLTAGRTMEFRYSNWAHHPGTWYFYVTRDSWSPTRALAWSDLEAQPFLTVTNPPQRGAVGTNDGHYYFNGTLPSNKSGRHIIYSRWVRSDSQENFFGCSDVTFDGGNGEVTGIGSGNTTPPTTTPPTTTPPTTTPPTTTPPTTTPPTTTPPGNSGDCMAVYRINNAWSGGFQGEVEIMNHGSTPFNGWTASWTWPNGQQISQIWNATQTTSGSSVTVTNASYNGTVGVEASTTFGFLASTTGTNGLPTVSCARR
- the asnB gene encoding asparagine synthase (glutamine-hydrolyzing), which translates into the protein MCGLLAFFSARGDAAAHRDNIARALECLHHRGPDETGVEVVGDASGRYADGVFAHKRLAIIDVALSHEPLSYADGRYLLTFNGEIYNYIELREELIREHGARFATNGDGEVIVAGYHHWGEQVLTRLRGMFAFVIWDRQERRAFGARDYYGIKPLHYLETTDGLYLASEKKALLPFAQSAYAGDAGVDPANLSHYLTLQYVPEPGTLHKGINRIGSGEYLTWTPGGRIEARRWYRPVFRPAPVSDEQKLYHEIRETLRESVRMHMRSDVPVGSFLSSGIDSTAVVALAREFNPNILTFTVGYDVPGYSEIDVAQDSARHLDVTTIPTKIGPQDMIEALPKIVWHLDDPVADPALVPLYFVAKKAAEHVTVVLSGEGADEFFGGYTIYREPLSLSGVNGLPDGVQKGLRAVSKAIPQGVKGKSFLERGTTPIEERYYGNARMFTEEEKQHLLRRYDPSVRYTDVTAPIYAECTELDDVTKMQYVDLYTWLRGDILVKADRISMAHSLEVRVPFLDRDVFEVAAKIPVELRLPPRSDATKYAMRQALQGVVPPAIVNRKKLGFPTPTRVWLRGEMYEWARHVLTTSGAGDLLDLSYALRLLEEHKREEFDHSRKVWTVLIFCIWHAIFVAKTLDPGIQRNQSALLTKPVVGSMVR